The Opitutaceae bacterium genome has a window encoding:
- a CDS encoding aldose epimerase, whose product MERIDYLGRRIGRWQVGNSTFLAFPESGARLMNWHLRLADGSFRDIIHWPEMESLDGIAQARGGNPILFPFSARTFHQGTIHQWKDPDGTVRPMPMHGIARQGRFALSRADEHGFTAVFEPDAETAEAYPFDYEFTVAYRFQELALSVEFRLKNLGSRRLPWSAGHHFYFAIPWRDGGHRKDYRIRVPARKAWRQNTRGLLEPVPDHHPGPETLDAPGLIDRIHTDLTSDRVTVKDTETGSRLRLKIGSQAKPTREMTVVTWTGGPEVPYYCVEPWMGPPNSPETGLGLHWVEPGCTGVFSVEVFID is encoded by the coding sequence ATGGAGAGGATTGACTATCTCGGACGCCGGATCGGTCGATGGCAGGTGGGGAACTCGACCTTCCTTGCTTTCCCGGAAAGCGGTGCCCGTCTGATGAACTGGCACCTGAGGCTGGCCGACGGGTCTTTCCGGGACATTATTCACTGGCCCGAGATGGAGTCCCTCGACGGGATCGCTCAAGCCCGCGGCGGCAACCCCATCCTCTTCCCTTTCTCGGCGAGGACTTTTCACCAGGGGACCATTCATCAATGGAAGGACCCGGACGGAACCGTCCGCCCCATGCCGATGCACGGCATTGCCCGCCAGGGGAGATTCGCCCTCTCCCGCGCGGATGAACACGGTTTCACCGCAGTTTTCGAGCCGGATGCGGAGACCGCCGAAGCCTACCCCTTCGACTACGAGTTCACCGTGGCCTACCGTTTCCAGGAACTCGCGCTCTCCGTCGAGTTCCGCCTGAAGAATCTCGGAAGCCGCCGACTGCCCTGGTCGGCCGGGCATCATTTCTATTTTGCCATTCCCTGGAGGGACGGCGGACACCGCAAGGACTACCGGATCCGGGTCCCCGCGCGGAAAGCGTGGCGCCAGAACACCCGGGGCCTGCTCGAGCCCGTACCCGATCACCACCCGGGACCCGAGACCCTCGACGCGCCCGGCCTGATCGACCGTATCCATACCGACCTGACATCCGACAGGGTGACGGTGAAGGACACGGAAACAGGAAGCCGCCTCCGTCTGAAGATCGGCTCCCAGGCCAAACCGACCCGCGAAATGACCGTCGTCACCTGGACCGGCGGCCCCGAAGTCCCCTATTACTGTGTCGAGCCGTGGATGGGCCCCCCGAACAGCCCCGAGACGGGCCTCGGTCTGCATTGGGTTGAACCGGGATGCACCGGCGTCTTCAGCGTCGAGGTCTTCATCGACTGA